TCTGTACATCCCCAATAATATTGGAAAAAGAATGTACAAATGCAGTTTCATGGATTTTTGGTTCAGCTAAACTCCTCGACCACGGGGTTGGGGGTGCCGCCGTGTTGCGGACTGCCATCGCTAGATTCCTCCTATATTGCACTGCTCGTCATTAGTCCTTTGTTGAGATCAGTCCTGTCAACTCTTTCCTTTGTGAGGCACGCGCAGCGTGCCCGTGCCTCCTTTAGGAGGATCTGCGCCAACGCCGCAGACCTGCCGGAGGCATAGGACTCACCCGTGAGAGTCATTTGTCCACTGCTAGTAACAAATGACGAATGAGTAATGACTATCTATACTGGTCTTTTTTGCTGTAAATTAGGCGGTCTTCAACGTGGATTGTATCAATTATTGCCACCACGGCTGCGTCTACTGGACGCTGTTCATTACCCAGAACTTGACGGGCTGCGCTACCACGACTTATAAGTACCCACTCATCCACTCCCGCACCCACGCTATCAGCTGCCACTTCGTATTCTGGTAGAATACGTCCTTCTTCATCCACTAATTGCAACAGCAGTAGTTTGACACCTCTAAGACTTGGGTCTTTTTGAGTGCTAACTACTGTGCCGCGAACTTTGGCAATTTGCATTACACGTTATGGTCTTCTGTTGTAGGGACGAATTGCGTTCACATCCTCCCGGAACTGCTCCACATCTTCCGTATATCTAATTGGCAGCACGTATTCTAAGTTCTCGTGAGGACGAGCAATGATGTGGGTAGACAATACTTGTCCGCCGTTAACTCGCTTCACAGATTCAACTCCAGCACCAACTGAAGCCTGTACTTCAGAAACGTCTCCCCGCACAATCACGGTAACGCGACCGCTACCGATTTTTTCGTAGCCTACCAAAGTCACGCGGGCTGCTTTGACCATTGCATCTGCTGCTTCTACTACCGCAGGAAACCCCAAAGTTTCCACCATTCCTACTGCAATTGACATAAGTTTTAATCCTCAACTTGCAACAATTAAACACAAGCAAAGCTACAAAAAGCCAACCCCAACAAGAATTTCAGATTTTAAAGCTGTCAGCTATAAGCTACGCCTGCTTATAGCTTGATTCATCCAGAATCTAAAATCTAAAATCCAAAATTGTTAGGTGCGGAACTGGTCTACAGCTTCGGTGTAACGAATAGGCAATACGTATTCCAAGTTCTCGTGAGGACGAGCAATGATGTGAGTGGACAACACCTCACCGCCATTCACTCTTCTGGCTGCTTCAACTCCAGCCGCAACTGAAGCTTGAACCTCAGAAACGTCTCCCCGGACAATCACAGTCACCCGAGCACTACCGATTTTTTCATACCCTACCAAGGTGACGCGAGCGGCTTTAACCATCGCGTCAGCAGCTTCCACTATCGCCGGAAACCCTTTTGTTTCAATCATTCCAACTGCAATTGGCATCGCAGAACTCCCACAAAGTTATTGAAATATGTACTGACCAATGAAAATTTTGACGGGGTTGCTCATCTTGAGCTTTAAAAGTATTTCTAAAATTAAGCATAGAAAAGCTTTGCGCCCCTGACAATATAAATTACCATAATAGTTTGTAATAAAATTAATTTAAAAAAATTAACATAGTTTTCCCAACAGGCATTCTACTCAACCGAACTTCATAGATTCCTGAAGCAGCCACTTCTGCTTTATAATTTTTTTATTACATTTGTTCAAACAGGTTCATAAAGGCACGAATTCTGTCTTAAGAGCAATGACGCAAAACTCAAGGAGTCTTAGTGCCGTCTTTCCTCGTTTTTGCTATTTGTGTAACAAATGGCTTAAAGATTTGTATAATTTTTTCTTATTAATGGTATAAAATAGTGTTGTGAGATTACAAATTACAACCATACAACACAACTATATGTAAAGGAAGAGAAGTCAATATTTCTCATGGGAGAGATAATTTCTTTTTTTGTTTAAAGCCAAGCAAAAGGAAAACTAATGTGAGCCATCAAAAAGTGTAAACGATCAAATAACAGAATCGAGAACGAATGTCTCTGTTTTGTCACATTTGTCAGATTAAGATTCAAATGACTAACTTAACAATAGTTAAAGAAGATGAGCTTTCTTCAAATTATAGAAATTGGTAAATAGGCTCAAAAAATTGAAATGACCAGATAAAAGTCTGATGGATTGGGCTTTTGCCTGGTTGACAGAAGAAAGTTATTTACTTCTGATTCTTAGAAAATCATGCAAGTAGAATCATCAAGGGAAATTTAGATGAGTGAATTTTTCTTCCTAACAAGTTGGTGGATACCTTTTTATGGGCTGTTAGGTGCGCTTCTTACCTTGCCGTGGGCAATAGGATTAATTCAGCGCACAGGACCAAGACCAGCTGCTTATTTCAACTTGCTGATGACCGTTTTGGCTTTTGTCCACAGCCTGTTTGTATTCACTGATATTTGGAGTAGAGAACCAGAAAATTATGTAATTACCTGGTTCAAAGCGGCAGATTTTGATCTATCGTTTGCCTTGGAAGTGTCACCAGTCAGTATTGGGGCAACAGTTTTAATTACAGTGGTCAGTTTACTGGCACAAACTTACGCCCTTGGTTACATGGAAAAGGACTGGGCGTTGGCGCGGTTCTTTGCCCTGATGGGATTTTTTGAAGCAGCACTCAGTGGTTTAGCCATTAGTGACTCTCTATTTCTCAGCTATGCTCTTCTGGAAATACTGACTCTTTCCACTTACTTGCTGGTGGGATTCTGGTATGCTCAACCATTGGTAGTAACAGCGGCGCGAGATGCATTTCTCACTAAGCGGGTGGGAGACTTGTTGCTGCTGATGGGAGTGGTAACGCTTTCCACCCTAGCCGGTAGTTTAAACTTTTCCGATTTATATGAGTGGGCACAGACCGCTAACTTGAACCCAACGGTATCTACTTTATTAGGTTTGGCTTTGATAGCAGGACCTGCGGGTAAATGTGCTCAATTTCCGCTGCATCTGTGGTTGGACGAGGCAATGGAAGGTCCCAACCCAGCTTCGGTAATGCGGAACTCTTTGGTGGTCGCCGGTGGAGCTTATGTGCTGTATAAACTACAACCAATTTTAGCGCTGTCACCAGTAGCATTGAATGCTTTGATAGTGATGGGTACTATGACGGCAGTAGGTGCATCATTAGTATCTTTGGCGCAAACTGACATCAAACGAGCCCTATCTCATTCCACCAGCGCATACTTAGGGTTAGCATTTTTGGCAGTTGGTATGCAGCAAGGAGGTGTTGCCCTCATGTTGCTGTTAACTCATGGAATTGCCAAAGCATTGTTGTTTATGAGTTCTGGTTCAGTAATATTTACGACCAATACCCAAGACTTAACAGAAATGGGTGGTTTGTGGTCACGGATGCCAGCAACCACCGCAGCCTATGTTGTTGGTGCAGCCGGGATGGTGACACTCCTGCCATTGGGAAGCTTTTGGGCAATGTTAGGATGGGCTGATGGCTTGGCTTTGATTAGCCCTTGGGTGATTGGAGTCTTAGTGATAGTCAATGGCTTGACAGCATTGAATTTGACACGAGTATTCCGCTTAGTATTTTGGGGTGAACCGCAACAAAAGACACGTCGCGCTCCAGAGGTTGGTTGGCAGATGGCATTCCCCATGGTAGCTATGACTGTGATGACTTTGTTAGTACCGTTGATGTTGCAGCAATGGTATCTGCTACCCGATTGGGAGAGTGTAAATTGGTACGTGGTAGGATTATTGTTGTCTTCTACGGTACTGGGAATAGGCATAGGGTCTAGTATGTATCTGCACAAGGCTTGGTCGAGATCTAGAGTACTTGGCTGGAGATTTTTGCAAGACTTGTTGGGTTATGACTTTTACATCGACCGAATTTATAAGGTGACAGTAGTTGGTGCAGTAGCGCTGCTTTCTAAGATATCTGCTTGGAGCGATCGCTTTCTGGTTGACGGTCTGATTAACTTAGTTGGATTTGCGACAATTTTTAGTGGGCAAACTTTGAAGTACAGCGTTTCGGGTCGCTCCCAAGGATACCTACTCACCATTCTTATAGGCATCAGCGTCCTAGGTTTCCTCATTAGTTGGTCTTTGGGTCTACTAAGTAGCTGGCATTTTTAGTCATTAGTCATTAGTCCTTTGTCATTACTCAGAACAAAGGACAAATTCCCCTCTCTTGCTTCCTAAACTTACCTACTTGTTTCCTATGCTTAGTGCTTTAATTTTGGTGCCGTTGCTAGGTGCGGCTTTAATCAGTTTCTTACCTTTTGGCATGACACCAAAAGTCTCCCGTGGAGTGGCATTAGTCTTTACAAGTATTTCTTTTGTATGGACGATAGTACTTGCAATTCAATTTAACCCAGCGAAAGCAAGTCAACAGTTTACCGAATTCCTCCCTTGGATAGAAGCTCTAGG
The sequence above is a segment of the Mastigocladopsis repens PCC 10914 genome. Coding sequences within it:
- a CDS encoding NAD(P)H-quinone oxidoreductase subunit F — protein: MSEFFFLTSWWIPFYGLLGALLTLPWAIGLIQRTGPRPAAYFNLLMTVLAFVHSLFVFTDIWSREPENYVITWFKAADFDLSFALEVSPVSIGATVLITVVSLLAQTYALGYMEKDWALARFFALMGFFEAALSGLAISDSLFLSYALLEILTLSTYLLVGFWYAQPLVVTAARDAFLTKRVGDLLLLMGVVTLSTLAGSLNFSDLYEWAQTANLNPTVSTLLGLALIAGPAGKCAQFPLHLWLDEAMEGPNPASVMRNSLVVAGGAYVLYKLQPILALSPVALNALIVMGTMTAVGASLVSLAQTDIKRALSHSTSAYLGLAFLAVGMQQGGVALMLLLTHGIAKALLFMSSGSVIFTTNTQDLTEMGGLWSRMPATTAAYVVGAAGMVTLLPLGSFWAMLGWADGLALISPWVIGVLVIVNGLTALNLTRVFRLVFWGEPQQKTRRAPEVGWQMAFPMVAMTVMTLLVPLMLQQWYLLPDWESVNWYVVGLLLSSTVLGIGIGSSMYLHKAWSRSRVLGWRFLQDLLGYDFYIDRIYKVTVVGAVALLSKISAWSDRFLVDGLINLVGFATIFSGQTLKYSVSGRSQGYLLTILIGISVLGFLISWSLGLLSSWHF
- a CDS encoding EutN/CcmL family microcompartment protein, which translates into the protein MQIAKVRGTVVSTQKDPSLRGVKLLLLQLVDEEGRILPEYEVAADSVGAGVDEWVLISRGSAARQVLGNEQRPVDAAVVAIIDTIHVEDRLIYSKKDQYR
- a CDS encoding carbon dioxide-concentrating mechanism protein CcmK yields the protein MPIAVGMIETKGFPAIVEAADAMVKAARVTLVGYEKIGSARVTVIVRGDVSEVQASVAAGVEAARRVNGGEVLSTHIIARPHENLEYVLPIRYTEAVDQFRT
- a CDS encoding carbon dioxide-concentrating mechanism protein CcmK; protein product: MSIAVGMVETLGFPAVVEAADAMVKAARVTLVGYEKIGSGRVTVIVRGDVSEVQASVGAGVESVKRVNGGQVLSTHIIARPHENLEYVLPIRYTEDVEQFREDVNAIRPYNRRP